The following are encoded together in the Syngnathus scovelli strain Florida chromosome 12, RoL_Ssco_1.2, whole genome shotgun sequence genome:
- the psme4a gene encoding proteasome activator complex subunit 4A isoform X1, with product MNEAQLDGLGFHPQKDIVYNKLLPYADRLDEESNDILSKIKGNLARAVQFREIWPGVLFWTRKLSTYLRLYGRKFSKEDHVLFIKLLYELVTIPRLEISMMQGLARLLINLLKKKELLSREDLELPWRPLYELHYRILFSKTEHLGLNWFPNSPRPRSSAKLIMIKLIQRCSVEGVLKTLVRNCRPYFPESATQEMLDEWRPLFCPFDVTMQRAVCYFELFLPTTLPPELHHKGFKLWFEELINLWVSVQNLPSWELNLVNLFARLAKDNIGYIDWDPYIPKIFTRVLRSFNLPVGTSQMMFPRYLTNAYDIGHVAVWIACLLGGPSKQAQAQLTGLFNSITSFFHPSNHGRWLMKLMKLLQRLPAIVVSRLHAERYRKPSWLTPVPNTHKLTEDDITQFVESMMQPVLLAMFSKTGSLDAARALQNLALMRPELVIPPVLERTYPALETLTEPHQLTATLSCMIGVARSLVSGGKYLPEGPTHMLPLLMRSLPGVDPNDFSKCMITFQFIATFVTLVPLVDCSSALHERTDLTEVEREMCSASAEFEDFVLQFMDRCFALIDSSTLEQTREETETEKMTHLESLVELGLSSTFSTILTQCSLDIFMVALEKVFNFATTNIFETRVAGRMVADMCRAAAKCHPAESLKMFVPHCCSQIQQIAANEEVLHEEELDKEFLWNLQLLSEVTRVDGQKLLAYSSDLVQILQLTLHLKCKQGYILACNLLHHILRSTALIYPTEYCSVPSGFCQPIKDYLPIKDWGRPGDLWNLNIRWHVPSAEETTFTFYLLDLILKPELKRLQSFAEGQQEMSRDDVLQSLTILQHCLLGAGGLMPPLKGEPIPELVHSMVNLDETTLYTGTKYDESKENYRVSICDVMRQLLHYILEHSEDDTKSLFSIIKIISDLLHFKGSHKHEFDSRWKSFNLVKKSMENRLNGRKQHIRALLIDRVMLQHEMRKLTVEGCQYRSIHQELMRDLLRLSTSTYSQVRSKAQSALFTALGTYNFCCRDVIPHVLEFLNPNNSSVTQQQFKGALYCLLGNHSGVCLANLHDWECIALTWPAIVRSGLSSAMSLEKPSIVRLFDDLADKIHRQYETIGIDFSIPEEICGVAKQLMVTGNPLPKEPVPSEEATLRGVRKQEDKNLESGEKYQQLIGDLLSCLDNRNLPWKFEHIAIGFLSLLLRDDRQLPPAAVLFFVKTLNHDSLYVRKVAISAVAGIMKQIKRPHKKVPVSPSELCTLDEMSGGIVAGDRPDNKWLQYNSKSLPRTQQDWDLCVFVEKTHWGYYSWPRKLMMYAPEKEQPKQNRTREEMTEPEQIIYDHFSDPVFINQFIEFLSLEDRKGKDKFSTRRFCLFKGLFRNFGDTFLPLLQPHMERLVADTHESKQRCVAEIISGLIRGCKHWSYYKVESLWEVLCPLIRTALSNITVETYADWGTCIATACESRDPRKLHWLFEMLMESPVNGEGGSFVDACRLYVLQGGLAQQEWRVPELLHRLLQYLEPKLTQVYKNVRERIGSVLTYIFMIDVNLPYTQPTTSPRISDFTDRILLQLKPLTEGDEEIQNHVVEENEVGEQDERTQAIKLLKTVLKWLIASAGRSYSTAVPDHLRLLPLLFKIAPVENDDSYDELKRDAKTCLSLMSQGLLYTEQIPMVLSALQEIAGSSSWHARYTVLTYLQIMAFYNLFTFMSDQKAVNDVRALVIRLLEDEQLEVREMAATTLSGFLQCNFLHMDTSMQAHFEALCKTCLPKKRKRGVESIVDTIPSGDLVRRHAGVLGLSACILSSPYDVPTWMPQLLMDLSAHLNDTQPIEMTVKKTLSNFRRTHHDNWQEHKQQFTDDQLLVLTDLLVSPCYYA from the exons ATGAACGAGGCACAGCTGGATGGATTGGGATTTCATCCTCAAAAGGACATCGTATATAACAAACTTCTGCCTTATGCGGATAGGCTCGATGAAGAATCTAATGATATTTTGAGTAAAATTAAGGGGAACTTGGCCCGGGCTGTTCAGTTCAGAGAAATATGGCCCGGTGTGCTCTTTTGGACGAGGAAACTTTCCAC GTATTTACGACTATATGGGCGGAAGTTCAGCAAAGAAGACCACGTGCTATTTATTAAATTGCTCTATGAGCTAGTTACCATCCCTCGCCTAGAGATCAGCATGATGCAAGGCCTGGCGCGTCTCCTCATCAACCTGCTCAA GAAAAAGGAGCTTCTCTCAAGGGAGGACCTGGAATTGCCTTGGAGACCTCTGTATGAACTGCATTACAGGATTCTTTTCTCCAAGACGGAGCATCTGGGACTCAATTGGTTTCCCAA TTCTCCAAGGCCCCGTTCATCCGCTAAACTCATTATGATAAAATTGATTCAGAGGTG CTCCGTAGAAGGTGTGCTGAAGACACTTGTGAGAAACTGCAGGCC TTATTTCCCAGAGTCAGCAACCCAGGAGATGCTGGATGAGTGGAGACCGCTATTTTGTCCGTTTGATGTCACCATGCAGAGAGCAGTCTGCTACTTTGAACTCTTTCTACCCACAACTCTACCACCGGAGCTGCATCATAAGGGTTTTAA GTTGTGGTTTGAAGAGTTGATCAACTTGTGGGTATCCGTTCAGAACCTTCCAAGTTGGGAATTG AATCTGGTGAATCTCTTTGCTCGCTTGGCTAAAGACAACATCGGATACATTGACTGGGATCCTTATATTCCGAAG ATATTCACAAGAGTCCTGAGGAGCTTCAATCTTCCCGTGGGGACCAGCCAGATGATGTTCCCACGATACTTGACCAATGCCTACGATATCGGCCATGTGGCGGTATGGATAGCATGTCTTCTG GGTGGACCAAGTAAACAAGCTCAAGCCCAACTCACTGGCCTTTTCAACAGCATCACATCTTTCTTTCACCCATCAAATCATGGCCGCTGGTTG ATGAAGCTCATGAAGTTGCTGCAGCGTCTTCCTGCCATTGTTGTTAGCCGGCTGCATGCAGAGCGCTACAGAAAGCCGTCGTGGCTAACACCCGTCCCCAACACGCACAAGCTCACTGAGGACGATATCACACAGTTTGTGGAGAGTATGATGCAGCCAGTTCTGCTGGCCATGTTCAGCAAAACAGGCAGTCTTGATGCTGCTCGGGCTCTGCAGAACCTCGCTCTGATGAGGCCCGAGTTGGTCATTCCTCCCGTTCTTGAGAG AACATACCCCGCACTGGAAACTCTAACAGAGCCCCACCAGCTGACAGCCACCCTAAGTTGCATGATCGGTGTAGCACGGAGTTTAGTTTCTGGTGGGAAGTACCTTCCTGAGGGACCTACTCACATGTTGCCCCTACTCATGAGGTCCTTGCCTGGAGTTGATCCAAATGACTTCAGCAAGTGCATG ATCACCTTCCAGTTTATTGCAACATTTGTGACTCTTGTGCCTTTGGTGGACTGTTCGTCTGCTCTACATGAAAGAACAGACCTGACAGAG GtggaaagggaaatgtgctcagCCTCTGCCGAATTTGAAGACTTTGTGCTTCAATTTATGGACAG GTGCTTTGCTTTGATCGACAGCAGCACACTAGAACAAACACGTGAGGAAACAGAAACTGAGAAAATGACCCACTTGGAGAGTTTGGTAGAGCTGGGCTTGTCTTCTACTTTCAGCACTATCCTCACTCAGTGCTCTTTGGACATCTTCATG GTGGCTCTGGAAAAGGTTTTCAACTTTGCAACTACCAACATTTTTGAGACTCGTGTAGCTGGAAGGATGGTGGCGGACATGTGCCGGGCTGCTGCCAAG tgtcACCCTGCAGAATCTCTTAAAATGTTTGTGCCTCACTGCTGCAGTCAAATACAACAAATTGCTGCCA ATGAGGAAGTGTTACATGAAGAGGAACTTGACAAGGAGTTTTTATGGAATCTTCAGCTTCTGTCTGAG GTTACTCGAGTAGATGGTCAGAAGCTCCTGGCCTATTCCTCTGACTTGGTCCAGATTTTGCAGTTGACACTTCACCTCAAGTGTAAGCAGGGATACATCCTAGCGTGCAACTTGCTGCATCACATCCTCCGCTCCACGGCCCTCATCTATCCGACGGAGTACTGCAGTGTGCCAAGTGGCTTCTGCCAACCAATCAAAGACTACCTACCCATCAAG GATTGGGGTCGTCCAGGTGACTTGTGGAACTTGAATATCCGGTGGCATGTGCCCAGTGCTGAAGAGACCACCTTTACCTTTTATTTACTGGACCTGATCCTTAAGCCAGAACTGAAGAGGCTTCAAAGTTTTGCAGAGGGACAGCAAGAAATGAGCAG GGATGATGTCCTACAGAGTCTCACTATTCTTCAGCACTGCCTCTTGGGGGCTGGTGGTCTTATGCCTCCTTTGAAGGGAGAACCTATACCTGAATT GGTCCATAGTATGGTGAATCTAGATGAAACCACTCTGTATACTGGAACGAAGTACG atGAGTCCAAAGAGAACTACAGAGTATCAATTTGTGATGTGATGAGACAGTTGCTTC ATTATATACTGGAACACTCTGAGGATGACACAAAGTCACTCTTCTCCATCATAAAG ATTATCAGTGATTTGCTGCACTTTAAAGGTTCCCACAAGCATGAGTTTGACTCTCGCTGGAAGAGCTTCAACCTTGTGAAAAAATCAATGGAAAACAGG CTTAATGGCAGAAAACAGCACATTAGAGCTCTGCTCATAGACAGAGTCATGCTCCAGCATGAG ATGCGCAAGCTGACAGTTGAAGGGTGCCAGTACAGGAGCATTCACCAAGAGCTGATGAGGGACCTCTTGCGGCTGTCCACAAGCACCTACAGCCAA GTACGTAGTAAAGCCCAAAGTGCATTGTTCACTGCACTTGGCACATACAATTTCTGCTGTAGAGATGTGATCCCCCATGTCCTTGAGTTTCTCAACCCCAACAACAGTAGCGTCACACAGCAGCAATTCAAA GGTGCCTTGTATTGTCTCCTCGGAAATCACAGTGGCGTGTGCTTGGCCAATTTGCATGACTGGGAGTGCATTGCCCTGACATGGCCTGCTATTGTTCGATCTGGCCTCAGTTCGGCCATGTCTTTGGAGAAGCCCTCCATAGTGCGGCTTTTTGACGACCTTGCggacaaaatccacagacagTATGAGACCATCGGCATCGACTTCTCT ATTCCTGAAGAGATCTGTGGTGTGGCTAAACAACTTATGGTCACTGGAAATCCCCTTCCTAAAGAGCCTGTTCCTTCAGAAGAAGCAACATTAAGAGGTGTTAGGAAACAGGAAGACAAGAATTTGGAGTCTGGCGA GAAGTACCAGCAACTCATTGGTGATTTATTGAGTTGCCTTGACAACAGAAACTT GCCTTGGAAATTTGAACATATCGCTATTGGCTTCTTGTCATTGCTCTTGAGAGATGACCGCCAACTCCCGCCAGCAGCTGTTTTGTTCTTCGTCAAAACCCTCAACCACGACTCCCTCTACGTCCGCAAG GTGGCGATATCAGCCGTGGCAGGCATCATGAAACAAATAAAACGGCCTCATAAAAAAGTCCCAGTCAGTCCATCTGAGCTTT GCACACTAGATGAGATGAGTGGTGGTATAGTGGCCGGTGACCGCCCAGACAACAAGTGGCTGCAGTATAATAGCAAGAGCCTGCCAAGGACTCAGCAGGACTGGGATCTCTGTGTCTTTGTAGAAAAGACTCATTGGGGTTACTACAGTTGGCCAAG GAAACTGATGATGTATGCTCCTGAGAAAGAGCAGCCCAAACAGAACCGAACAAGAGAAGAAATGACAGAG ccggAACAGATCATCTACGACCATTTCTCAGACCCAGTATTTATCAATCAGTTCATTGAGTTTCTCTCTCTCGAGGATCGAAaaggcaaagacaaatttaGTACGCGCAGATTCTGTTTGTTCAAG GGTTTGTTCCGCAATTTCGGTGACACCTTCCTGCCTCTGCTGCAGCCTCACATGGAGCGCTTGGTAGCAGACACCCATGAGAGTAAGCAGCGTTGTGTTGCAGAGATCATATCTGGCCTAATCAGAGGATGCAAACACTGGAGTTACTACAAG GTTGAAAGCCTTTGGGAAGTGTTGTGTCCACTCATTCGTACAGCCTTGTCCAACATCACTGTCGAAACATATGCAGACTGGGGCACCTGCATCGCAACAGCCTGC GAGAGTAGAGACCCTCGCAAACTTCACTGGCTGTTTGAGATGCTCATGGAGTCTCCAGTCAATGGGGAGGGCGGCTCATTTGTTGATGCTTG TCGACTCTACGTACTGCAGGGAGGCCTCGCTCAGCAGGAGTGGCGTGTGCCAGAGCTCCTCCACAGATTGTTGCAGTACCTGGAGCCCAAACTGACTCAGGTTTACAAGAATGTACGGGAGCGGATTGGAAG CGTGCTGACCTACATCTTCATGATAGATGTCAACCTGCCTTACACTCAGCCAACCACCTCACCTCGCATCTCGGACTTCACCGATAGAATTTTATTACAGTTAAAGCCACTCACCGAGGGTGATGAGGAGATCCAGAACCATGTGGTTGAGGAGAATGAAGTGGGGGAGCAGGATGAGAGAACACAAGCGATCAAACTCCTCAAAACAG TGTTAAAGTGGCTAATTGCAAGTGCCGGCCGCTCATACTCTACTGCTGTCCCGGACCATCTGCGCTTGTTGCCTCTACTCTTTAAG ATTGCTCCAGTTGAGAATGATGACAGTTATGATGAGCTGAAGAGGGATGCAAAGACCTGCTTGTCTCTCATGTCCCAGGGGCTCCTCTACACAGAGCAGATCCCCATGGTGCTCAGTGCTCTCCAAGAA ATTGCAGGCAGCAGCTCCTGGCACGCACGCTACACAGTGCTGACGTACCTCCAGATCATGGCCTTttacaacctcttcaccttcatgaGTGACCAGAAAGCAGTGAATGACGTACGGGCACTGGTTATAAGACTGCTGGAGGATGAGCAgctggag GTGAGAGAAATGGCTGCCACCACACTCAGTGGCTTCCTCCAGTGCAATTTCTTGCACATGGATACCTCCATGCAAGCTCACTTTGAGGCCCTGTGCAAAACCTGCCTGCCtaaaaagagaaagaggggTGTCGAATCAATAGTGGACACTATACCCTCTGGAG ACCTGGTGCGGCGCCATGCTGGTGTTCTTGGGCTCAGCGCTTGCATCCTCTCCAGCCCTTATGATGTACCCACCTGGATGCCCCAGCTATTAATGGACCTCAGTGCCCACCTCAATGATACCCAACCCATTGAA ATGACTGTGAAGAAAACTCTGTCCAACTTTCGGAGGACGCATCACGACAACTGGCAGGAGCATAAGCAGCAATTCACAGATGACCAGTTGTTGGTGCTTACTGACCTACTGGTGTCCCCTTGCTACTATGCCTAA
- the psme4a gene encoding proteasome activator complex subunit 4A isoform X2 gives MNEAQLDGLGFHPQKDIVYNKLLPYADRLDEESNDILSKIKGNLARAVQFREIWPGVLFWTRKLSTYLRLYGRKFSKEDHVLFIKLLYELVTIPRLEISMMQGLARLLINLLKKKELLSREDLELPWRPLYELHYRILFSKTEHLGLNWFPNSPRPRSSAKLIMIKLIQRCSVEGVLKTLVRNCRPYFPESATQEMLDEWRPLFCPFDVTMQRAVCYFELFLPTTLPPELHHKGFKLWFEELINLWVSVQNLPSWELNLVNLFARLAKDNIGYIDWDPYIPKIFTRVLRSFNLPVGTSQMMFPRYLTNAYDIGHVAGGPSKQAQAQLTGLFNSITSFFHPSNHGRWLMKLMKLLQRLPAIVVSRLHAERYRKPSWLTPVPNTHKLTEDDITQFVESMMQPVLLAMFSKTGSLDAARALQNLALMRPELVIPPVLERTYPALETLTEPHQLTATLSCMIGVARSLVSGGKYLPEGPTHMLPLLMRSLPGVDPNDFSKCMITFQFIATFVTLVPLVDCSSALHERTDLTEVEREMCSASAEFEDFVLQFMDRCFALIDSSTLEQTREETETEKMTHLESLVELGLSSTFSTILTQCSLDIFMVALEKVFNFATTNIFETRVAGRMVADMCRAAAKCHPAESLKMFVPHCCSQIQQIAANEEVLHEEELDKEFLWNLQLLSEVTRVDGQKLLAYSSDLVQILQLTLHLKCKQGYILACNLLHHILRSTALIYPTEYCSVPSGFCQPIKDYLPIKDWGRPGDLWNLNIRWHVPSAEETTFTFYLLDLILKPELKRLQSFAEGQQEMSRDDVLQSLTILQHCLLGAGGLMPPLKGEPIPELVHSMVNLDETTLYTGTKYDESKENYRVSICDVMRQLLHYILEHSEDDTKSLFSIIKIISDLLHFKGSHKHEFDSRWKSFNLVKKSMENRLNGRKQHIRALLIDRVMLQHEMRKLTVEGCQYRSIHQELMRDLLRLSTSTYSQVRSKAQSALFTALGTYNFCCRDVIPHVLEFLNPNNSSVTQQQFKGALYCLLGNHSGVCLANLHDWECIALTWPAIVRSGLSSAMSLEKPSIVRLFDDLADKIHRQYETIGIDFSIPEEICGVAKQLMVTGNPLPKEPVPSEEATLRGVRKQEDKNLESGEKYQQLIGDLLSCLDNRNLPWKFEHIAIGFLSLLLRDDRQLPPAAVLFFVKTLNHDSLYVRKVAISAVAGIMKQIKRPHKKVPVSPSELCTLDEMSGGIVAGDRPDNKWLQYNSKSLPRTQQDWDLCVFVEKTHWGYYSWPRKLMMYAPEKEQPKQNRTREEMTEPEQIIYDHFSDPVFINQFIEFLSLEDRKGKDKFSTRRFCLFKGLFRNFGDTFLPLLQPHMERLVADTHESKQRCVAEIISGLIRGCKHWSYYKVESLWEVLCPLIRTALSNITVETYADWGTCIATACESRDPRKLHWLFEMLMESPVNGEGGSFVDACRLYVLQGGLAQQEWRVPELLHRLLQYLEPKLTQVYKNVRERIGSVLTYIFMIDVNLPYTQPTTSPRISDFTDRILLQLKPLTEGDEEIQNHVVEENEVGEQDERTQAIKLLKTVLKWLIASAGRSYSTAVPDHLRLLPLLFKIAPVENDDSYDELKRDAKTCLSLMSQGLLYTEQIPMVLSALQEIAGSSSWHARYTVLTYLQIMAFYNLFTFMSDQKAVNDVRALVIRLLEDEQLEVREMAATTLSGFLQCNFLHMDTSMQAHFEALCKTCLPKKRKRGVESIVDTIPSGDLVRRHAGVLGLSACILSSPYDVPTWMPQLLMDLSAHLNDTQPIEMTVKKTLSNFRRTHHDNWQEHKQQFTDDQLLVLTDLLVSPCYYA, from the exons ATGAACGAGGCACAGCTGGATGGATTGGGATTTCATCCTCAAAAGGACATCGTATATAACAAACTTCTGCCTTATGCGGATAGGCTCGATGAAGAATCTAATGATATTTTGAGTAAAATTAAGGGGAACTTGGCCCGGGCTGTTCAGTTCAGAGAAATATGGCCCGGTGTGCTCTTTTGGACGAGGAAACTTTCCAC GTATTTACGACTATATGGGCGGAAGTTCAGCAAAGAAGACCACGTGCTATTTATTAAATTGCTCTATGAGCTAGTTACCATCCCTCGCCTAGAGATCAGCATGATGCAAGGCCTGGCGCGTCTCCTCATCAACCTGCTCAA GAAAAAGGAGCTTCTCTCAAGGGAGGACCTGGAATTGCCTTGGAGACCTCTGTATGAACTGCATTACAGGATTCTTTTCTCCAAGACGGAGCATCTGGGACTCAATTGGTTTCCCAA TTCTCCAAGGCCCCGTTCATCCGCTAAACTCATTATGATAAAATTGATTCAGAGGTG CTCCGTAGAAGGTGTGCTGAAGACACTTGTGAGAAACTGCAGGCC TTATTTCCCAGAGTCAGCAACCCAGGAGATGCTGGATGAGTGGAGACCGCTATTTTGTCCGTTTGATGTCACCATGCAGAGAGCAGTCTGCTACTTTGAACTCTTTCTACCCACAACTCTACCACCGGAGCTGCATCATAAGGGTTTTAA GTTGTGGTTTGAAGAGTTGATCAACTTGTGGGTATCCGTTCAGAACCTTCCAAGTTGGGAATTG AATCTGGTGAATCTCTTTGCTCGCTTGGCTAAAGACAACATCGGATACATTGACTGGGATCCTTATATTCCGAAG ATATTCACAAGAGTCCTGAGGAGCTTCAATCTTCCCGTGGGGACCAGCCAGATGATGTTCCCACGATACTTGACCAATGCCTACGATATCGGCCATGTGGCG GGTGGACCAAGTAAACAAGCTCAAGCCCAACTCACTGGCCTTTTCAACAGCATCACATCTTTCTTTCACCCATCAAATCATGGCCGCTGGTTG ATGAAGCTCATGAAGTTGCTGCAGCGTCTTCCTGCCATTGTTGTTAGCCGGCTGCATGCAGAGCGCTACAGAAAGCCGTCGTGGCTAACACCCGTCCCCAACACGCACAAGCTCACTGAGGACGATATCACACAGTTTGTGGAGAGTATGATGCAGCCAGTTCTGCTGGCCATGTTCAGCAAAACAGGCAGTCTTGATGCTGCTCGGGCTCTGCAGAACCTCGCTCTGATGAGGCCCGAGTTGGTCATTCCTCCCGTTCTTGAGAG AACATACCCCGCACTGGAAACTCTAACAGAGCCCCACCAGCTGACAGCCACCCTAAGTTGCATGATCGGTGTAGCACGGAGTTTAGTTTCTGGTGGGAAGTACCTTCCTGAGGGACCTACTCACATGTTGCCCCTACTCATGAGGTCCTTGCCTGGAGTTGATCCAAATGACTTCAGCAAGTGCATG ATCACCTTCCAGTTTATTGCAACATTTGTGACTCTTGTGCCTTTGGTGGACTGTTCGTCTGCTCTACATGAAAGAACAGACCTGACAGAG GtggaaagggaaatgtgctcagCCTCTGCCGAATTTGAAGACTTTGTGCTTCAATTTATGGACAG GTGCTTTGCTTTGATCGACAGCAGCACACTAGAACAAACACGTGAGGAAACAGAAACTGAGAAAATGACCCACTTGGAGAGTTTGGTAGAGCTGGGCTTGTCTTCTACTTTCAGCACTATCCTCACTCAGTGCTCTTTGGACATCTTCATG GTGGCTCTGGAAAAGGTTTTCAACTTTGCAACTACCAACATTTTTGAGACTCGTGTAGCTGGAAGGATGGTGGCGGACATGTGCCGGGCTGCTGCCAAG tgtcACCCTGCAGAATCTCTTAAAATGTTTGTGCCTCACTGCTGCAGTCAAATACAACAAATTGCTGCCA ATGAGGAAGTGTTACATGAAGAGGAACTTGACAAGGAGTTTTTATGGAATCTTCAGCTTCTGTCTGAG GTTACTCGAGTAGATGGTCAGAAGCTCCTGGCCTATTCCTCTGACTTGGTCCAGATTTTGCAGTTGACACTTCACCTCAAGTGTAAGCAGGGATACATCCTAGCGTGCAACTTGCTGCATCACATCCTCCGCTCCACGGCCCTCATCTATCCGACGGAGTACTGCAGTGTGCCAAGTGGCTTCTGCCAACCAATCAAAGACTACCTACCCATCAAG GATTGGGGTCGTCCAGGTGACTTGTGGAACTTGAATATCCGGTGGCATGTGCCCAGTGCTGAAGAGACCACCTTTACCTTTTATTTACTGGACCTGATCCTTAAGCCAGAACTGAAGAGGCTTCAAAGTTTTGCAGAGGGACAGCAAGAAATGAGCAG GGATGATGTCCTACAGAGTCTCACTATTCTTCAGCACTGCCTCTTGGGGGCTGGTGGTCTTATGCCTCCTTTGAAGGGAGAACCTATACCTGAATT GGTCCATAGTATGGTGAATCTAGATGAAACCACTCTGTATACTGGAACGAAGTACG atGAGTCCAAAGAGAACTACAGAGTATCAATTTGTGATGTGATGAGACAGTTGCTTC ATTATATACTGGAACACTCTGAGGATGACACAAAGTCACTCTTCTCCATCATAAAG ATTATCAGTGATTTGCTGCACTTTAAAGGTTCCCACAAGCATGAGTTTGACTCTCGCTGGAAGAGCTTCAACCTTGTGAAAAAATCAATGGAAAACAGG CTTAATGGCAGAAAACAGCACATTAGAGCTCTGCTCATAGACAGAGTCATGCTCCAGCATGAG ATGCGCAAGCTGACAGTTGAAGGGTGCCAGTACAGGAGCATTCACCAAGAGCTGATGAGGGACCTCTTGCGGCTGTCCACAAGCACCTACAGCCAA GTACGTAGTAAAGCCCAAAGTGCATTGTTCACTGCACTTGGCACATACAATTTCTGCTGTAGAGATGTGATCCCCCATGTCCTTGAGTTTCTCAACCCCAACAACAGTAGCGTCACACAGCAGCAATTCAAA GGTGCCTTGTATTGTCTCCTCGGAAATCACAGTGGCGTGTGCTTGGCCAATTTGCATGACTGGGAGTGCATTGCCCTGACATGGCCTGCTATTGTTCGATCTGGCCTCAGTTCGGCCATGTCTTTGGAGAAGCCCTCCATAGTGCGGCTTTTTGACGACCTTGCggacaaaatccacagacagTATGAGACCATCGGCATCGACTTCTCT ATTCCTGAAGAGATCTGTGGTGTGGCTAAACAACTTATGGTCACTGGAAATCCCCTTCCTAAAGAGCCTGTTCCTTCAGAAGAAGCAACATTAAGAGGTGTTAGGAAACAGGAAGACAAGAATTTGGAGTCTGGCGA GAAGTACCAGCAACTCATTGGTGATTTATTGAGTTGCCTTGACAACAGAAACTT GCCTTGGAAATTTGAACATATCGCTATTGGCTTCTTGTCATTGCTCTTGAGAGATGACCGCCAACTCCCGCCAGCAGCTGTTTTGTTCTTCGTCAAAACCCTCAACCACGACTCCCTCTACGTCCGCAAG GTGGCGATATCAGCCGTGGCAGGCATCATGAAACAAATAAAACGGCCTCATAAAAAAGTCCCAGTCAGTCCATCTGAGCTTT GCACACTAGATGAGATGAGTGGTGGTATAGTGGCCGGTGACCGCCCAGACAACAAGTGGCTGCAGTATAATAGCAAGAGCCTGCCAAGGACTCAGCAGGACTGGGATCTCTGTGTCTTTGTAGAAAAGACTCATTGGGGTTACTACAGTTGGCCAAG GAAACTGATGATGTATGCTCCTGAGAAAGAGCAGCCCAAACAGAACCGAACAAGAGAAGAAATGACAGAG ccggAACAGATCATCTACGACCATTTCTCAGACCCAGTATTTATCAATCAGTTCATTGAGTTTCTCTCTCTCGAGGATCGAAaaggcaaagacaaatttaGTACGCGCAGATTCTGTTTGTTCAAG GGTTTGTTCCGCAATTTCGGTGACACCTTCCTGCCTCTGCTGCAGCCTCACATGGAGCGCTTGGTAGCAGACACCCATGAGAGTAAGCAGCGTTGTGTTGCAGAGATCATATCTGGCCTAATCAGAGGATGCAAACACTGGAGTTACTACAAG GTTGAAAGCCTTTGGGAAGTGTTGTGTCCACTCATTCGTACAGCCTTGTCCAACATCACTGTCGAAACATATGCAGACTGGGGCACCTGCATCGCAACAGCCTGC GAGAGTAGAGACCCTCGCAAACTTCACTGGCTGTTTGAGATGCTCATGGAGTCTCCAGTCAATGGGGAGGGCGGCTCATTTGTTGATGCTTG TCGACTCTACGTACTGCAGGGAGGCCTCGCTCAGCAGGAGTGGCGTGTGCCAGAGCTCCTCCACAGATTGTTGCAGTACCTGGAGCCCAAACTGACTCAGGTTTACAAGAATGTACGGGAGCGGATTGGAAG CGTGCTGACCTACATCTTCATGATAGATGTCAACCTGCCTTACACTCAGCCAACCACCTCACCTCGCATCTCGGACTTCACCGATAGAATTTTATTACAGTTAAAGCCACTCACCGAGGGTGATGAGGAGATCCAGAACCATGTGGTTGAGGAGAATGAAGTGGGGGAGCAGGATGAGAGAACACAAGCGATCAAACTCCTCAAAACAG TGTTAAAGTGGCTAATTGCAAGTGCCGGCCGCTCATACTCTACTGCTGTCCCGGACCATCTGCGCTTGTTGCCTCTACTCTTTAAG ATTGCTCCAGTTGAGAATGATGACAGTTATGATGAGCTGAAGAGGGATGCAAAGACCTGCTTGTCTCTCATGTCCCAGGGGCTCCTCTACACAGAGCAGATCCCCATGGTGCTCAGTGCTCTCCAAGAA ATTGCAGGCAGCAGCTCCTGGCACGCACGCTACACAGTGCTGACGTACCTCCAGATCATGGCCTTttacaacctcttcaccttcatgaGTGACCAGAAAGCAGTGAATGACGTACGGGCACTGGTTATAAGACTGCTGGAGGATGAGCAgctggag GTGAGAGAAATGGCTGCCACCACACTCAGTGGCTTCCTCCAGTGCAATTTCTTGCACATGGATACCTCCATGCAAGCTCACTTTGAGGCCCTGTGCAAAACCTGCCTGCCtaaaaagagaaagaggggTGTCGAATCAATAGTGGACACTATACCCTCTGGAG ACCTGGTGCGGCGCCATGCTGGTGTTCTTGGGCTCAGCGCTTGCATCCTCTCCAGCCCTTATGATGTACCCACCTGGATGCCCCAGCTATTAATGGACCTCAGTGCCCACCTCAATGATACCCAACCCATTGAA ATGACTGTGAAGAAAACTCTGTCCAACTTTCGGAGGACGCATCACGACAACTGGCAGGAGCATAAGCAGCAATTCACAGATGACCAGTTGTTGGTGCTTACTGACCTACTGGTGTCCCCTTGCTACTATGCCTAA